From one Allorhizobium ampelinum S4 genomic stretch:
- a CDS encoding ligase-associated DNA damage response exonuclease: MKPEALLYPTPAGLYCPIGDFYVDPVRPVARALITHGHSDHARAGHDKVLATRQTLDIMALRYGADFAGSSQAVDFGETVTLDGVAVGFHPAGHVLGSAQISIEREGTRIVVSGDYKRRPDATCAAFVPVPCDVFITEATFALPVFHHPDPALEIGKLLRSLEQFPQRSHLVGAYALGKAQRVISLIRQAGYDRPIYIHGALAKLCDYYQSQGIELGELHPATVESGGSNHFEGAIVIGPPSAFADRWARRFHDPLPIFASGWMMVRQRAKQRGVELPLVISDHCDWPELIETISELQPGAVWVTHGREEALVRWCELNGIAAKPLHLVGYEDEGD, encoded by the coding sequence ATCAAGCCCGAGGCCCTGCTTTATCCCACTCCTGCCGGTCTCTATTGCCCGATCGGCGATTTCTATGTCGATCCGGTAAGGCCGGTGGCACGGGCGCTGATTACTCATGGCCATTCCGACCATGCCCGCGCTGGCCATGATAAAGTGCTGGCCACGCGGCAGACGCTTGACATCATGGCGTTGCGCTACGGCGCGGACTTTGCCGGGTCTTCGCAGGCGGTCGATTTTGGGGAAACCGTCACGCTGGACGGCGTCGCCGTCGGTTTTCATCCAGCCGGACATGTTCTGGGGTCGGCGCAGATTTCTATCGAGCGGGAGGGCACCCGCATTGTCGTTTCCGGCGACTACAAGCGTCGGCCCGATGCCACCTGTGCGGCCTTCGTGCCGGTGCCTTGCGATGTGTTCATCACTGAGGCAACCTTTGCGCTGCCGGTCTTTCACCATCCCGATCCGGCGCTGGAAATCGGCAAGCTTTTGCGGTCGCTGGAACAGTTTCCGCAGCGCAGCCATCTTGTCGGGGCCTATGCGCTGGGCAAGGCGCAGCGGGTGATCTCGCTGATCCGCCAGGCGGGCTATGACAGACCGATCTATATTCATGGTGCGCTCGCCAAGCTCTGCGACTATTACCAGAGCCAGGGCATAGAGCTGGGAGAGTTGCACCCCGCAACGGTGGAAAGCGGCGGCTCCAACCATTTCGAAGGCGCCATCGTCATTGGGCCTCCTTCGGCTTTTGCCGATCGCTGGGCGCGACGCTTTCACGACCCATTGCCGATTTTCGCTTCTGGCTGGATGATGGTGCGGCAAAGGGCCAAGCAGCGTGGCGTCGAATTGCCACTGGTGATCTCCGATCATTGCGACTGGCCGGAACTGATCGAGACGATTAGCGAATTGCAACCCGGTGCCGTCTGGGTCACGCATGGACGCGAAGAGGCTTTGGTGCGCTGGTGCGAGTTGAACGGTATCGCCGCCAAGCCGCTGCATCTGGTCGGCTATGAAGACGAGGGCGATTGA
- a CDS encoding Lrp/AsnC ligand binding domain-containing protein: MKPIFVQLQCVPGKTYEVADAIYKAEIVSELYSTSGEYDLLMKVYIEDGQDVGKFVNEQISAVPGVVRSLTTMTFTAF; the protein is encoded by the coding sequence ATGAAGCCTATTTTCGTTCAGCTGCAATGTGTTCCCGGCAAGACCTATGAGGTGGCCGATGCGATCTATAAGGCGGAGATCGTCTCAGAACTTTATTCCACCTCGGGCGAATATGATCTGCTGATGAAGGTCTATATCGAGGATGGGCAGGACGTTGGCAAATTCGTCAACGAACAGATTTCGGCCGTACCCGGCGTGGTCCGTTCGCTGACGACAATGACGTTTACCGCTTTCTAA
- a CDS encoding aminotransferase, whose translation MPNTLLFQRTGLARPHVTLEAAVTLLKEQYGLEGTVKELGSQQDRNFRVDTGDRRFVLKICRQEYASIELEAQNAALRHLAQIPDAPIAPEPVPSLSGEEIVAVTLSEESYYARLLTYIDGESLSQRSYLAPATMRAIGSFCARMALALTDFDHPGLERDLQWDLRRAGPVTLHLLASVSEPKRRDDVAKAMIVTMRHINPLLGELRLQAVHHDLTGDNIMGAPDAAGRLLPQAVIDFGDLVTGWLVGDLAVTCAALLHQADGDPFGVLPVIQAFHALYPLNEAEIKALWPLIVARAAVLVASSEQQLSIDPDNDYVSGNLEHEREIFTLATSLPFSVMEAAIFATLGQEPPEERPVLGRLLPGIDPLSVHLTDLSTLSPALIEDDWADAQIDWKLLAKAAADTGVAATRYGECRLSYTRLLSPRMPATFALHVDACLPAGTEAVVPFDCVLKRTSQHFILMAQDLALHIHGLECQFEDGTELQAGTPLGRIAGAEGSVGGLRLQLCRDPDLVPPLFARPDHAYAWRRVCLSPAALFGVDLDAPLPGSEALLATRSQHFASPQKHYYAHPPQIERGFGEHLFDMAGRAYLDMVNNVATVGHGHPRLAHAAWTQWSRLNTNSRFHYRAVAEFSERLASLAPEGLDTVFLVNSGSEAVDLAIRLAWAASGKRNMVSLKEAYHGWTMASDAVSTSIADNPRALETRPDWVWPVTAPNSYRGPHRGPDSAAAYVAEVEKTLEDIDAGGEGLAGFIAESLFGNAGGIALPPGYLQGVYPLIRARGGLCIADEVQVGYGRLGHHFWGFEQQGVIPDIITIAKGMGNGQPLGAVITTKAIADAFEQDGYFFSSSGGSPVSSVIGMTVLDIMRDENLQDNARDVGDFLREKLEDLVAIHPLAGAVHGMGLYLGLELVRDRHTLEPAAQETAAICERLLDLGIIMQPTGDHLNVLKIKPPLCLTYESASFFVAMLDKVLTEGW comes from the coding sequence ATGCCAAACACCCTTCTCTTTCAGCGCACCGGGCTTGCGCGGCCTCACGTGACGCTTGAGGCGGCAGTGACCCTGCTGAAAGAGCAGTATGGCCTTGAAGGCACCGTCAAGGAGCTGGGTTCCCAACAGGACCGCAATTTCCGCGTGGATACCGGCGACCGCCGCTTCGTGCTGAAAATCTGCCGCCAGGAGTATGCGAGCATCGAACTGGAAGCCCAGAATGCGGCCTTGAGGCATCTGGCACAAATCCCCGATGCCCCGATAGCCCCGGAACCGGTCCCCTCCCTCAGCGGAGAAGAGATCGTGGCCGTGACCCTCAGTGAGGAAAGCTATTACGCCCGCCTGCTGACCTATATCGACGGCGAATCCCTTAGCCAGCGAAGCTATCTTGCGCCTGCGACCATGCGCGCCATCGGCAGCTTTTGCGCCCGCATGGCGTTGGCACTGACCGATTTCGATCATCCCGGCCTGGAGCGGGACCTGCAATGGGACCTGCGGCGTGCCGGACCGGTCACCTTGCATCTGCTGGCCTCCGTCAGCGAGCCAAAACGCCGTGACGATGTTGCCAAGGCGATGATCGTCACCATGCGTCATATCAATCCGTTGCTGGGCGAGCTGCGCCTTCAGGCTGTGCATCACGACTTGACCGGCGACAACATCATGGGCGCGCCTGATGCCGCCGGTCGGCTTCTGCCGCAAGCCGTGATCGATTTCGGTGATCTGGTGACAGGCTGGCTGGTGGGTGACCTTGCCGTGACGTGTGCGGCACTCTTGCACCAGGCCGATGGTGATCCTTTTGGCGTGCTGCCGGTTATCCAGGCTTTTCACGCGCTTTATCCGTTGAATGAAGCCGAGATCAAAGCCCTTTGGCCCCTTATCGTCGCGCGCGCCGCCGTGCTGGTGGCCAGCAGCGAACAGCAATTGTCGATCGATCCCGACAATGATTATGTCTCCGGCAATCTGGAACATGAACGGGAAATTTTCACCCTCGCCACCTCCCTGCCCTTCTCGGTCATGGAAGCAGCGATCTTTGCCACGCTTGGCCAGGAGCCACCGGAAGAGCGCCCGGTGCTTGGCCGGCTTTTGCCCGGTATCGATCCGCTCAGCGTGCATCTGACCGACCTGTCCACTCTCAGCCCCGCGCTGATTGAGGATGACTGGGCGGATGCCCAGATCGACTGGAAGCTGCTGGCCAAGGCCGCCGCCGATACCGGCGTTGCCGCGACCCGCTACGGTGAATGCCGCCTGTCCTATACCAGGCTTTTGTCGCCGCGCATGCCAGCAACCTTTGCGCTGCATGTCGATGCTTGCCTGCCAGCAGGAACCGAGGCCGTGGTTCCCTTCGATTGCGTGCTGAAGCGCACCAGCCAGCACTTCATTTTGATGGCACAGGATCTGGCCCTGCATATCCATGGGCTCGAATGCCAGTTTGAAGACGGTACGGAATTGCAGGCAGGAACGCCCCTTGGCCGGATTGCCGGCGCGGAAGGGTCCGTGGGCGGGCTGCGATTGCAGCTTTGCCGCGATCCTGACCTCGTGCCGCCGCTGTTTGCCAGACCCGATCACGCCTATGCCTGGCGGCGCGTCTGCCTGTCGCCGGCTGCGCTGTTCGGCGTCGATCTGGATGCGCCGTTGCCAGGCAGCGAAGCCCTGCTTGCGACCCGCAGCCAGCATTTCGCCAGCCCGCAAAAGCACTATTATGCCCATCCGCCACAGATCGAGCGTGGTTTTGGCGAACACCTGTTCGACATGGCGGGCCGCGCCTATCTTGATATGGTCAACAATGTCGCCACCGTCGGCCATGGCCATCCCCGTCTTGCCCATGCGGCCTGGACGCAGTGGTCGCGTCTCAACACCAATTCCCGCTTTCATTACCGCGCCGTCGCCGAGTTTTCTGAGCGGTTGGCGAGCCTTGCGCCGGAAGGACTGGACACAGTTTTTCTGGTCAATAGCGGCTCGGAAGCCGTGGACCTCGCCATCCGGCTGGCCTGGGCGGCCAGCGGAAAACGCAACATGGTCAGCCTGAAGGAAGCCTATCACGGCTGGACCATGGCGAGCGACGCGGTCTCCACCTCGATTGCCGATAATCCGCGCGCCCTGGAAACCCGGCCGGACTGGGTATGGCCCGTCACCGCCCCCAACAGCTATCGCGGCCCGCATAGAGGGCCGGATAGCGCTGCCGCCTATGTCGCTGAGGTGGAAAAGACGCTGGAGGACATCGATGCTGGAGGTGAGGGCCTCGCCGGTTTCATCGCCGAAAGCCTGTTTGGCAATGCGGGAGGCATCGCCTTGCCACCCGGCTATCTCCAGGGCGTCTATCCCTTGATCCGGGCGCGCGGCGGGCTGTGCATCGCCGATGAAGTTCAGGTCGGCTATGGCCGTCTCGGCCATCATTTCTGGGGTTTCGAGCAGCAGGGCGTCATCCCTGATATCATCACCATCGCCAAGGGCATGGGCAATGGCCAACCGCTCGGCGCCGTCATCACCACGAAGGCGATTGCCGATGCCTTTGAGCAGGACGGCTACTTTTTCTCGTCCTCCGGCGGCAGCCCGGTCAGTTCAGTGATCGGCATGACGGTGCTGGACATCATGCGTGACGAAAACTTGCAGGACAACGCCCGCGATGTCGGCGATTTCCTGCGTGAAAAACTGGAGGATCTGGTTGCCATCCATCCCCTGGCCGGTGCCGTACACGGCATGGGGCTTTATCTTGGCCTCGAACTGGTCCGCGACCGCCATACGCTGGAACCGGCGGCTCAAGAAACCGCCGCGATCTGCGAACGGCTGCTCGACCTCGGCATCATCATGCAGCCGACCGGCGACCATCTCAACGTCCTGAAGATCAAGCCGCCGCTCTGCCTGACCTATGAAAGCGCCAGCTTCTTCGTCGCCATGCTGGACAAGGTCCTGACCGAAGGCTGGTAG
- the purU gene encoding formyltetrahydrofolate deformylase — translation MTSYVLTVSCPSKRGIVAALSGYLAEMGCNIVDSSQFDDLDTDRFFMRVSFISEQGASREKIEAGLAPIVDNFQMEIGLYDSTERVKVLLMVSRFGHCLNDLLYRWKIGALPIDIVGVVSNHFDYQKVVVNHDIPFHHIKVTKDNKPQAEAQLMELVQQTGTELIVLARYMQVLSDAMCQKMSGKIINIHHSFLPSFKGANPYKQAFERGVKLIGATAHYVTADLDEGPIIEQDVARVTHAQNAEDYVSIGRDVESQVLARAIHAHIHHRTFINGNKSVVFPASPGSYASERMG, via the coding sequence ATGACGAGTTATGTTCTGACGGTATCGTGTCCATCCAAGCGCGGCATTGTCGCGGCCCTTTCCGGGTATCTGGCGGAAATGGGATGCAATATCGTCGACAGCTCGCAATTCGACGATCTCGATACCGACCGTTTTTTCATGCGCGTCAGCTTTATTTCCGAACAGGGGGCAAGCCGCGAAAAGATCGAGGCAGGCCTTGCACCCATTGTCGATAATTTCCAGATGGAGATCGGGCTTTACGATTCGACAGAGCGGGTCAAGGTTCTGCTGATGGTGTCACGCTTCGGCCATTGCCTGAACGACCTGCTGTATCGCTGGAAAATCGGCGCCCTGCCGATCGATATCGTCGGCGTGGTCTCCAACCATTTCGACTACCAGAAGGTCGTGGTCAATCATGACATTCCCTTCCATCACATCAAGGTGACGAAGGACAACAAGCCGCAGGCCGAAGCCCAGCTGATGGAGCTTGTGCAGCAGACCGGCACCGAACTGATCGTGCTGGCCCGTTATATGCAGGTCCTCTCCGATGCGATGTGCCAGAAGATGTCGGGCAAGATCATCAACATCCACCATTCCTTCCTGCCGAGCTTCAAGGGTGCCAATCCCTACAAGCAGGCCTTCGAGCGCGGCGTGAAGCTGATCGGGGCAACCGCCCATTATGTCACCGCCGATCTCGACGAAGGCCCGATCATCGAGCAGGATGTCGCGCGCGTCACCCATGCCCAGAACGCCGAGGATTACGTGTCGATCGGCCGCGATGTGGAAAGCCAGGTTCTCGCCCGCGCCATCCATGCCCATATCCATCATCGCACCTTCATCAACGGCAACAAGAGCGTGGTTTTTCCGGCCAGCCCCGGCTCCTATGCATCGGAACGCATGGGATAG
- a CDS encoding glycoside hydrolase family 5 protein: MSVALTLSVAPVISGQAWAGQACMRGVNLSGAEFGEIGGAPDRAYTYPSAKTIGYFAEKGFNSVRLPFKWERLQPKLNSAFDADELKRLDTAVAQLKEAHLRVVLDPHNFAVYHQKQINGPDVPVEAFADLWMRLAAHYANDQTIVFGLMNEPYDMPASQWLPAANAAIAAIRQVGAKNLILVPGVSWTGAHSWQSDGYGGANGEVMLGVKDPGNNYAYEVHQYFDADFSGTKDECSRAGDAVAAIETFTDWLRKNDKRGYLGEFGAPGGESCVKGIKDMVEVVEKNPDRWVGWAYWVAGDWWPETEMLNIQPGKSGDRPQLAGLTPYLRDFSAASADCPSLRSR, from the coding sequence ATGTCTGTGGCTCTCACGCTTTCGGTGGCACCGGTCATCAGCGGACAAGCGTGGGCCGGTCAGGCCTGCATGCGAGGGGTCAATCTTTCTGGCGCGGAATTCGGTGAGATTGGCGGCGCCCCGGACAGGGCCTATACCTATCCCAGTGCCAAGACCATTGGCTATTTTGCCGAGAAAGGCTTCAATTCTGTAAGGCTTCCCTTCAAGTGGGAACGCCTGCAACCCAAACTCAACAGTGCTTTCGACGCTGACGAGCTGAAACGACTGGATACAGCCGTTGCACAGCTGAAGGAGGCGCATCTGCGGGTGGTGCTCGATCCGCATAATTTCGCGGTCTATCATCAAAAACAGATTAATGGCCCGGACGTGCCAGTGGAGGCCTTCGCGGATTTGTGGATGCGGCTGGCCGCTCACTATGCCAATGACCAGACCATCGTCTTCGGCTTGATGAATGAGCCGTATGACATGCCAGCCAGCCAATGGCTCCCGGCTGCGAATGCCGCCATTGCCGCCATTCGTCAAGTTGGCGCGAAAAACCTTATTCTCGTGCCGGGCGTGTCCTGGACAGGTGCCCATAGCTGGCAAAGCGATGGCTATGGGGGCGCCAATGGCGAGGTGATGCTGGGGGTGAAGGACCCCGGCAATAATTATGCCTATGAGGTTCACCAGTATTTCGACGCGGATTTTTCCGGCACCAAGGATGAATGCAGCCGGGCAGGCGACGCGGTGGCCGCCATAGAGACCTTCACGGATTGGCTGCGCAAGAATGACAAGCGTGGCTATCTCGGCGAATTCGGTGCGCCGGGCGGAGAATCATGCGTCAAGGGCATCAAGGACATGGTTGAAGTGGTCGAGAAGAACCCGGATCGCTGGGTCGGTTGGGCCTATTGGGTGGCCGGTGACTGGTGGCCGGAAACCGAAATGCTCAACATCCAGCCCGGCAAGTCCGGTGACAGGCCGCAACTGGCTGGTCTGACCCCTTATTTGCGCGATTTCTCGGCGGCCTCGGCGGATTGCCCATCCTTGCGGTCCCGGTAG
- a CDS encoding GumC family protein, whose product MDIDIFQIPGILRRRWYYLAFFAALFAGLALLYALSLKPVYVSSTQILLDPRGLSATSSDSRQPTVAVQSDPASLDSQIYVVLSSAVLGEVVNRLDLTKDSYLYAGKPSSAVSPAEVMAATIGGLVRHVKVEREGQSFIMSITVEHRIAKTAADIANMIATVYLKQVDEARSDAARRASAAFQAQASELRDRVLKAERAVEEFRSANGLASTGVTGLVIDQQLAGLNQQLIAARGAEEQQQAIYQQTRNLTVAAVENGNIPEAVQSTTVGLLRDRYVQLQDRQAEASANLGGNHPQLKAINSQVASMRQAIQQELDRVRQSMKLNYDRAVANRKALETQLQSLTKTSFDSGARQITLRQLESEAEAIRTIYKAFLNRAEELSQEQTISINNSRVITEAVATAKSVTTLKVMILAAAILFGLAFGSTLAVVLELLSRKDVAPQAGIAAPATATSSPPGKGEPPPAPPIASARHIALIADATEPEKQKSRNPFSFITAFGRRLVSPLVPASNPATASQPAAGGAWSHAVASTAGFLIECGEGYADLTVLFVAAGRPVASAFIGDVAQKLADRDRGVLLANGAMLDHRLAIRSHRKTNARPSLAQALQQPDLEDAPLSHILRYERIALPRNQPARPAAGASASSGRPTYSRFVEQSLQAETDFTLINACGAWINARGAGINASGAGGEQHLTALAAEADVILVLTTAQDEAAALDELLMRLGEDAERVVGRIVLETAG is encoded by the coding sequence ATGGACATCGACATTTTTCAAATCCCCGGGATCTTGCGACGGCGCTGGTATTACCTGGCGTTTTTTGCCGCGCTGTTTGCCGGTCTGGCGCTGCTCTATGCGCTCAGCCTGAAGCCTGTCTATGTATCGTCCACCCAGATCCTGCTCGATCCGCGCGGCCTGTCTGCCACCAGTAGCGACAGCCGACAGCCGACAGTCGCCGTACAAAGCGACCCGGCCAGCCTCGACAGCCAGATCTATGTCGTCCTGTCCAGCGCCGTGCTGGGGGAAGTGGTCAACCGGCTCGACCTGACGAAAGACTCCTATCTCTATGCGGGAAAGCCAAGCAGCGCCGTATCCCCCGCTGAGGTCATGGCTGCCACCATCGGCGGGCTGGTCCGGCATGTGAAAGTCGAGCGCGAAGGCCAGTCCTTCATCATGTCGATCACGGTCGAACACCGCATCGCCAAAACGGCAGCCGACATTGCCAATATGATTGCCACCGTCTACCTGAAACAGGTGGACGAAGCCCGCTCCGACGCAGCGCGCCGGGCAAGCGCCGCCTTCCAGGCGCAGGCCAGTGAATTGCGCGATCGGGTGCTGAAGGCCGAAAGGGCGGTCGAGGAATTCCGATCCGCCAACGGTCTGGCCAGCACCGGCGTCACCGGACTGGTGATCGACCAGCAACTAGCAGGCCTGAACCAGCAGTTGATCGCAGCACGCGGCGCGGAAGAACAGCAGCAGGCCATTTACCAGCAGACCCGCAATCTCACGGTCGCTGCCGTTGAAAACGGCAATATCCCAGAAGCGGTACAATCCACTACTGTCGGGCTGCTGCGCGACCGCTATGTCCAGCTACAGGACCGCCAGGCCGAAGCGTCCGCCAATCTCGGCGGCAACCATCCGCAACTGAAGGCGATCAATTCGCAGGTGGCCAGCATGCGCCAGGCCATCCAGCAGGAGCTGGACCGGGTGCGCCAGTCGATGAAGCTCAACTATGACCGGGCGGTTGCCAACCGCAAGGCGCTGGAAACCCAGCTGCAAAGCCTGACGAAAACCAGTTTCGACAGCGGGGCGCGGCAGATCACCCTGCGCCAGCTGGAAAGCGAGGCGGAAGCCATCCGCACCATTTACAAGGCCTTCCTCAACCGCGCCGAGGAGCTGAGCCAGGAACAGACGATCTCCATCAACAATTCCCGGGTTATCACCGAGGCAGTGGCGACAGCGAAATCGGTCACGACCCTCAAAGTGATGATCCTTGCCGCCGCCATCCTGTTTGGTCTGGCCTTCGGCAGCACGCTGGCGGTGGTGCTGGAACTCCTGTCGCGCAAGGATGTCGCGCCGCAAGCAGGCATCGCCGCGCCTGCCACGGCGACCTCATCGCCTCCTGGCAAAGGCGAACCACCCCCAGCACCGCCCATTGCGTCAGCAAGACATATCGCTCTGATTGCCGACGCTACGGAACCTGAAAAACAGAAGTCCCGCAATCCGTTCAGCTTTATCACCGCCTTTGGCCGTCGGCTGGTCTCGCCTCTTGTTCCCGCATCCAACCCGGCAACCGCATCACAACCGGCGGCAGGCGGCGCCTGGTCCCATGCGGTCGCCAGCACAGCCGGTTTTCTGATTGAATGCGGTGAAGGCTATGCTGATCTGACCGTTCTGTTTGTTGCAGCGGGCAGGCCGGTGGCCAGCGCCTTTATTGGCGATGTGGCACAGAAGCTGGCTGATCGGGACCGCGGCGTGCTGCTGGCCAATGGTGCCATGCTGGACCACCGCTTAGCGATCCGCTCGCACAGAAAAACCAATGCCCGGCCAAGCCTTGCCCAGGCATTGCAGCAGCCCGATCTCGAAGACGCACCTCTCTCGCACATCCTGCGCTACGAGCGCATCGCCCTGCCCCGCAACCAGCCAGCGCGGCCAGCAGCGGGAGCATCGGCCTCCTCCGGTCGCCCGACCTATTCGCGATTTGTCGAGCAAAGCCTTCAGGCGGAAACCGATTTCACCTTGATTAATGCCTGCGGCGCTTGGATCAATGCCCGCGGCGCCGGAATCAATGCTAGCGGTGCTGGTGGCGAGCAGCATCTTACTGCCCTTGCCGCCGAGGCCGATGTCATTCTCGTCTTGACCACGGCGCAAGACGAGGCCGCCGCCCTGGATGAACTGCTGATGCGGCTGGGCGAAGACGCAGAACGGGTCGTGGGTCGTATCGTGCTCGAGACCGCCGGATGA
- a CDS encoding glycosyltransferase family 4 protein: MIIGARRAVREDKSSSAPLIVQVVRQYPPGRGGLEDVVSSLSRELLQRGFRVRVVTLDRLFSDPGKTLPAREVIDGVEVVRVAYRGSSRYPLAFSAFRHIRDADLVHVHGVDFFFDALAIGRFLHGAPMVATTHGGFFHTRKFATIKQMWFSSLTRLSASAYRSVVCCSASDLALFKVIQPRHSVLIENGVDTSKFSGLASRQPVKRIVTIGRFSVNKRLDHLLQAMAVLVKRDPQWRLDIAGSPSDLSAQDVRALIDINGLADHVDLHLQPDNRLLGQLMSKASIFASASDYEGFGLVAVEAMSAGLVPVLHGNDAYQALAAQHSGIELADFADAARAATSIETAFARLEAQGADLRHALAADVSRYSWEGVAERYIALYRRALPAIHRCGHEATA, encoded by the coding sequence ATGATCATCGGCGCAAGGCGAGCGGTAAGGGAGGATAAATCCTCATCCGCACCTTTGATCGTCCAGGTGGTGCGGCAATATCCGCCGGGCCGGGGCGGATTGGAAGATGTGGTCTCCAGCCTGAGCCGGGAACTGTTGCAACGCGGGTTCCGGGTGCGGGTCGTGACGCTTGACCGGCTGTTTTCCGATCCCGGCAAAACCCTGCCAGCCCGTGAAGTGATTGATGGCGTCGAAGTGGTGCGTGTAGCTTATCGCGGCAGCAGCCGTTATCCGCTGGCATTTTCTGCCTTTCGCCATATCCGCGATGCCGATCTTGTCCATGTCCATGGGGTGGATTTCTTTTTCGACGCTCTGGCTATCGGTCGCTTCCTGCATGGCGCCCCCATGGTGGCGACCACCCATGGCGGTTTTTTCCATACCCGTAAGTTCGCCACGATCAAGCAGATGTGGTTCAGCAGCCTGACCCGGTTATCGGCGAGCGCATATCGGTCTGTGGTGTGCTGTAGCGCCTCGGATCTTGCTCTGTTCAAGGTCATCCAGCCCAGGCACTCGGTCTTGATTGAAAACGGCGTCGACACCAGCAAGTTTTCCGGACTGGCCTCGCGCCAGCCGGTGAAACGGATCGTGACGATTGGCCGTTTTTCGGTCAACAAGCGGCTTGATCATTTGTTGCAGGCCATGGCCGTGCTGGTGAAGCGCGATCCGCAGTGGCGGCTCGATATTGCCGGTTCGCCATCGGACCTGTCCGCGCAGGATGTCAGGGCGCTCATTGACATCAATGGTCTGGCTGATCATGTCGACCTGCATCTGCAACCCGATAATCGCCTTCTGGGTCAGTTGATGTCCAAGGCCTCGATCTTTGCCTCGGCTTCCGATTATGAAGGTTTCGGCCTGGTGGCCGTGGAGGCAATGAGCGCCGGTCTGGTGCCTGTCCTGCATGGAAACGATGCCTACCAGGCGCTGGCAGCCCAGCATTCCGGCATTGAGCTTGCCGATTTTGCCGATGCCGCGCGTGCGGCGACATCGATTGAAACGGCGTTCGCCCGGCTGGAAGCCCAGGGTGCCGATCTGCGCCACGCCCTTGCCGCTGATGTCAGCCGCTATTCCTGGGAAGGCGTGGCGGAGCGCTACATTGCCCTTTACCGGCGCGCCCTGCCTGCCATTCACCGTTGTGGGCATGAGGCTACGGCATGA